TTAGTaaacaaataaaataaaGAAATAATAAACATAGAAGACCTACCTTTTGACATTATAGGAGTAgtaggaaagaaagagagtgGAAGAGAGTGGAAGAGAGTGGAAGAGAGAGTGGAACAAAGTGAGAAGTAAAATAGTgcttgaaaaattgagGCTCCAAGACTTGAGGCTCCAAGACTTGCATTCTTCAAGACCAGTATTCTCTTTTATTCCAATTAGTATAATTGACCATAAATATGGAAGAGAAACCAGAAAAGAGTACAGAGAAGCCACCATCGAATGCTACAGATACCAGCTCATTCTCGAGCATTCTGGCGAGCGTGGCGAAGATGCGCCAGGAGGCTGGGGTTGAGCCAGTAGAAGGACATACTAAAGAGATGACAAATCGACCTATCAAAGATCACAGACCGACTTTTCAACCCACCTCAAAGGTTATGGGAGAACAGGCAAATAGGAAACTGCCTGCACAGGTCATATTTAGAGGCCAATCAGGTAAAGAAGCAAGCTATGAAGCTACAAAACATGTCAACTTACGTAAGCAGACATTTTCATCTATTCAAGTGAACAAGAACCAGAATGGCAACCCGCTTATCAGCAGTTTGACCGATGTCTCGTATCAGTTCAATGGGAGGATTCACGACGTGGACTATTTGGTGAATTCACACTGTTTTGTGGTGTTTCTCTCGGTGAAGTACCATAAGCTACATCCCGAGTACATCTACCATAGAATCAAGAAGATAGGTTACAATCCAAATAACAAAAACATGTTAAGAATTCTTCTAGCACTGGTGGATGTCGATAATGCTGCTGATTCGATGCGGGAGCTCAACAAGCTCTGTGTATTCAACCATTTGACCCTTATAGCTGCTTGGTCGTTTGAACAATGCGCAGATTACCTTACTACATTAAAACAGTGTGAAATGAATGCCGGAAAGACCCTTATTCAGGgtaatttgaagagaatcGACGATATGAGCGATGACTCTAACTACTATGAAAGAGTCGTGGAGGTGTTAACCAGTATTAGATCTATAAATAAGACAGATGCTGTGAATTTAGTGGCAAGATTTGGGTCCTTTAGGGGCCTTTGCGAGCAGGCCAACGAGGCAAATTTGCAGGAAGTTCCTGGAATGGGAAAACACAAGATTGAGGTACTATCCAAGGTAATAAGGGAGGCATTCGTGTACACAAATGAGGACGAAACTCAATAAGGAAAGTCTACTTCCTTCCAATATCGAAGAATTTGTTGAGATTGACTCTGtctattcttctccttcttcttttcttcatcggaacctccttctttgaagtcAGTGTTCTCTTGGTATTATTATCCTCATCCCTTATAAACGATCGGATTCCCCTAATCCTCGGTCTTTTATTCCTTTTCACCCATAAATCTTCCTGAGTCTCTTGCTTCAGAGCTTGGGAAGTCTCTTCAGTTATTGAATATGGCTCATCTACAACCCTGTAGTCGAGAATGAGCCTattttctatctctttcATGGACCGCTTTATCAATTTATGATCTACAAGAtgcttcaacttcagaGAATCCGACAATTCGACAAAGCCAACGTTAGTGATTTCATTGAAACCTGCTGGTTCCACATT
This region of Brettanomyces nanus chromosome 2, complete sequence genomic DNA includes:
- a CDS encoding uncharacterized protein (BUSCO:EOG09343OS1) codes for the protein MEEKPEKSTEKPPSNATDTSSFSSILASVAKMRQEAGVEPVEGHTKEMTNRPIKDHRPTFQPTSKVMGEQANRKLPAQVIFRGQSGKEASYEATKHVNLRKQTFSSIQVNKNQNGNPLISSLTDVSYQFNGRIHDVDYLVNSHCFVVFLSVKYHKLHPEYIYHRIKKIGYNPNNKNMLRILLALVDVDNAADSMRELNKLCVFNHLTLIAAWSFEQCADYLTTLKQCEMNAGKTLIQGNLKRIDDMSDDSNYYERVVEVLTSIRSINKTDAVNLVARFGSFRGLCEQANEANLQEVPGMGKHKIEVLSKVIREAFVYTNEDETQ